One Acipenser ruthenus unplaced genomic scaffold, fAciRut3.2 maternal haplotype, whole genome shotgun sequence genomic window, ttgtttttgttggattgcttttaaaaaaaaaataaatgaatgaaactTCATAATCAGTAAAGGCTATGAAAAGCACATTTAATGAATGAAGACGAGTCTTTTTAATGAAGTGGGAGTGTAGTGAATAGAGCCCGCTGCTGACACGACTCCTGTTTCACAGCGCTCCTGTGCCGAGCTGCAGAGGAAGGTCCAGGGCGAGTTTCAGCTCCTGCACCAGATGATTCAGGACGAGGAGGCGTCGGTGCTGGAGCAGCTGAAGCGGGAGGAGGCGGAGCTGCTGAGCCAGCTGGGCACACACCTGCAGCAGCTGAGGGAAGCCGTGAGGGAGGCGGAGGAGAGCATGGGGGTCCTGCAGCGCACCATGGACAGCATGGAGCACAGCATCGTGGTGGAGGTGAAGAACCATGCAAGCTACAAGCCCTGTTAACTTGTGCTTCCCTCTGGCTTCATGCAGACCTGCTAGCATTTTGTGTTTGAGCTCCGGTTAGACCGAGCTCAGCCCTGTGGTTAGTTCACAGTGCTGGCCCTCGCACATTGCTTTGTACTGAGTCATGCAGAAGGAATTGCCTCCCAGTTCTGCTTTTCATGTGGTTCTGTGTACTTTTAGGAATCCGCAGGCTAGTTTCAGAAGTTCAAATGTAAACCTGCATTTAAACCTTATTAGTAATTTGTCTGCAGACCATTAATAataagcatgttttatttttgttttctttcaggccCCAGAAATGAACCTGAGGTATGTGTTTGGATTTATTGGATGTGTGGGGGGCGCATAATTGATAGCAGAGTTAATGTTGTGACGGTTTAATAAATAACGGGTTTTCAAAAACAATTGGGAATTCAACAGGGTGTACTAACAGAGTTCATAGACGAGCCAAAAAGGATTCCGATATTTTGCTACAAAAGGAGGGAAACAGACGGCACAGGCAACTTGGATTTTTATTCTAGAccttggatttctttttttttttttttgtagatcatCAGTCGGAAAGGAACCAAATGTAAACTTCAACCTTATCGTTAGTAAGTACACAGGCCCCTTGCAGTACATCGTTTGGAAGAAGATGGCCAAGCTTCTCAAACCTGGTAAGTGGCAGACAAGAAACATTTTCCTAGCTGTCGGATAAAAGCGAGGAGCTGGTCCATCTGTGCTgatttttatttcttgtttttaaaatgcattttgcagCACCAGCTCCGCTGACCTTTGACCCTGAGACTGCCCACCCTAACCTGATCCTTTCCCGAGACCGACAGTCGGTAGCAGAGTGCAACGAGAAGCTGTCCCCCCGCAGCCACCCCAAGCGCTTCGACCAGTGCGTGAACGTGCTGGCAGCACAGGGATTCGCCTGTGGGAGCcactactgggaggtggaggtggggaggAAGACCAAGTGGGACCTGGGTGTGGCTCTAGGATCTGTCAACAGGAAAACAAGGGTCAAACTGTGCCCCGAAAACGGCTACTGGACCCTCCGGTTGCGCAATGGGAATGAGTACTGGGCAGGCACTCGGCCCTGGACCCCCCTGCGCCTCCACAGCGCCCCCTGTAGGGTTGGTGTTTTTCTGAACTATGAGGAGGGGAGGGTATCCTTCTACAATGCTGAGGATATGATGCTGCTTTTCACCTTCTTTGGCAGCTTTAGTGGGAAGGTCTTTCCTTTCTTCAGCACCTGCTTCAATGACGGGGGCAGGAATGCAGAGCCGATGCGCCTCTGTCACCTCAGCCTTTAAAACCGGCTCACACATGGCATTTGGGGTCGTGTTCCCGGAGCCTATTGTATGTGTGAGCTGTTCAGATGCTTATGCATCTGTGAATGTACTATTTTTCTGTTGATTTGTTCATATGCTTATGCATCTCTGAATGTACTTTTTTTCTATTAATTTGTTCATATGCTTATGCATCTCTGAATGTACTCTTTTTCTATTGATTTgttactacatttttaaataccaaaGGCAGTGCATGTAATGTTCAAACAACTGAATACTGAAGTATTTTGCACCGGTTGCTGCAATGCCAATATGGACGTGCAGTGTGCCTAACACAGATGGAAATCAGGCAACAGATGGAAATCAAGTAGAATGACAATTTTGGCTTGCTATGAGTTATTTTCTTGGGGAAAACTCAACTGCCTGTGTTGTTTCGCAGATGGGACATTCTTACAGAATAACAGACCTGGCCACCCCTGCTGTTGAAAGCTGTCCCAGCTGACTGCTTTAGGGAGCAACTGAAAGCCATGGAGTTTGTCAACATTCAGGCCAATATATAAAATCTTTTATTGATTTTTAGAATGATATTTCTTGCTATCTTCTCTTGTCAGGGCCCCCTTGAAATTTGAGATGTCTATCTCAAGGGTTCTCTCCTGgttaaagtaaaatacatttgaaatttgaatgtgggTTAACATTGTGTTATTTGAGAAACTGTCAAACTGTTTCGCTGTAACCtaacataataaaatatgttttgctgGGTTGGAAATGGACTGTGCATGTTCTTTTCACATTCATCATTGCTTTTGTCACCAACCTGCTGTGAGGCCATACTGACATGTTCTGAGAAATATGCATGACTGTGTTTTCTCTGTAGTTTTGTGACACTTTGTCCAGACAAATACTTGGGTCTTGCTCCCTGTTGAAACCTCTGATGTCAGATACAAATCCAGTCCTGTacagtagtcc contains:
- the LOC117412880 gene encoding zinc-binding protein A33-like, with protein sequence MAAVRKETSLKDELTCAICYDLFTEPVMLGCMHHFCKACIVTFWRGVRGPVSCPQCRHEFPSKHFQTNYLVAGVVERVKATSTEGYVTKLQKQMKDSLRDHHTKRDDFLNMIQRDEEKIGCIQRSCAELQRKVQGEFQLLHQMIQDEEASVLEQLKREEAELLSQLGTHLQQLREAVREAEESMGVLQRTMDSMEHSIVVEAPEMNLRSSVGKEPNVNFNLIVSKYTGPLQYIVWKKMAKLLKPAPAPLTFDPETAHPNLILSRDRQSVAECNEKLSPRSHPKRFDQCVNVLAAQGFACGSHYWEVEVGRKTKWDLGVALGSVNRKTRVKLCPENGYWTLRLRNGNEYWAGTRPWTPLRLHSAPCRVGVFLNYEEGRVSFYNAEDMMLLFTFFGSFSGKVFPFFSTCFNDGGRNAEPMRLCHLSL